A stretch of Pseudorhodobacter turbinis DNA encodes these proteins:
- a CDS encoding monovalent cation/H+ antiporter subunit A — protein sequence MSLALIAALPFLGALLPGLLIRAGRNACATVTGLVTALALLGILMHAPAVMRGEVITTQIEWLPVLGLNATFFLDGLGLLFAGLILGIGLLIILYARFYLSSKDPMGQFYSYLLMFQGAMVGIVLSDNILLLLVFWELTSLSSFLLIGYWKHLPEGRQGARMALTVTGAGGLAMIAGMMILGHIVGSYELTVILENKDLIQASDWYLPALILILIGAFTKSAQFPFHFWLPHAMAAPTPVSAYLHSATMVKAGLFLMARMWPVLAGTPEWFYIVATTGLITMVMAAKIALFKDDLKALLAYSTVSHLGLITMLLGFGTPAAAVVAVFHIINHATFKAALFMSAGIVDHETHTRDIKRLGGLRHLMPITFTIVCVTALSMAGIPPLNGFLSKELMLEEASHTLWMGNAWLMPVLATIGAVFSVAYSFRLIAHTFLGPVRDDYPSKPHDPGFGMWAAPALLAALVIAIGIMPMTTVGDLVRTTASAVIGAEAEVYISHWHGFVPALWMSMIAVGGGLLLLALHRPMDAVWLSTPRPEAKAIFDGLMEPFARLSRSITDKMHDGSFARYAAIATVTILLAGYYAYATGTHSVGTRAMTPIHVVPFIGWVLLMGATVSLFTFHRNRLLALVLVGVIGLMVSVGFVYLSAPDLALTQISVEVATVMLLLLALNFLPKESPVESTAGRRGRDGLIAAVAGLGIGALIYGLMMRDFAFPTISDFHLANAKPGGGGTNVVNVILVDFRGYDTFGEITVLGIAGLVIYALVEALLRGGPANDRLLAWMPDQKRAGDRHPLMLVVATRMILPIAILVGVYIFLRGHNEPGGGFVAGLVVAIATIMQYMASGYGWAAARQRIDYHALIGWGVTIAGLCGVGSWFAARPFLTSSFGYVKLPFIEKFELATAAIFDLGVFLTVVGAVMLALASISRIAIRAGETVNIEPFDIQPDEDEKTEGAH from the coding sequence ATGTCCCTTGCCCTGATCGCCGCACTGCCCTTTCTTGGCGCACTGCTTCCCGGCCTTTTGATCCGTGCGGGGCGTAATGCCTGTGCCACTGTTACGGGGCTGGTGACGGCCCTCGCGTTACTAGGCATTCTGATGCACGCCCCTGCCGTGATGCGCGGTGAGGTGATCACCACCCAGATCGAGTGGCTGCCCGTATTGGGGCTGAATGCGACGTTTTTCCTTGACGGGCTGGGGCTGCTGTTTGCGGGGCTGATCCTTGGGATCGGCTTGTTGATCATCCTTTATGCGCGGTTCTACCTGTCCTCTAAGGACCCGATGGGACAGTTCTACAGCTACCTGCTGATGTTCCAAGGCGCGATGGTCGGGATCGTTCTTTCCGACAACATATTGCTTTTGCTTGTCTTCTGGGAGCTTACATCGCTTTCGTCCTTCTTGTTGATCGGCTATTGGAAGCACCTTCCCGAGGGTCGCCAAGGCGCGCGTATGGCCCTTACGGTGACAGGTGCAGGCGGGTTGGCCATGATCGCGGGGATGATGATCCTTGGCCATATCGTCGGGTCGTATGAGCTGACGGTGATTTTGGAGAACAAGGACCTGATCCAAGCATCCGACTGGTATTTGCCAGCGTTGATCCTGATCTTGATCGGGGCTTTCACCAAATCGGCACAGTTCCCGTTCCATTTCTGGTTGCCCCATGCGATGGCCGCGCCGACGCCGGTTTCGGCCTATCTGCACTCTGCGACCATGGTGAAGGCGGGGTTGTTCCTGATGGCGCGCATGTGGCCGGTTCTGGCCGGTACGCCCGAGTGGTTCTATATCGTCGCCACCACGGGCCTTATCACCATGGTGATGGCCGCCAAGATCGCGCTGTTCAAGGATGATCTGAAGGCGCTTCTGGCCTATTCCACCGTGTCGCACTTGGGCCTGATCACCATGCTTTTGGGCTTTGGCACACCTGCGGCGGCGGTGGTTGCGGTGTTCCACATCATCAACCACGCCACCTTCAAAGCCGCTTTGTTCATGAGCGCGGGGATCGTGGACCATGAAACCCACACACGCGATATCAAACGGCTTGGCGGGCTGCGGCATCTGATGCCGATCACCTTTACCATTGTTTGCGTGACCGCACTGTCGATGGCAGGGATTCCGCCGCTCAACGGGTTCTTGTCCAAAGAGTTGATGCTGGAGGAGGCCTCGCACACCCTCTGGATGGGTAATGCATGGCTGATGCCGGTTCTGGCGACCATCGGGGCGGTGTTCTCGGTTGCCTATTCCTTCCGGCTGATCGCCCATACCTTCCTTGGGCCAGTGCGCGATGATTACCCGTCCAAGCCGCATGACCCGGGCTTTGGCATGTGGGCGGCGCCGGCACTTCTGGCGGCTTTGGTAATTGCGATTGGCATCATGCCGATGACCACGGTTGGCGATTTGGTCCGCACCACCGCCAGCGCCGTGATCGGCGCCGAGGCCGAGGTTTACATCAGCCATTGGCACGGCTTTGTGCCCGCCCTCTGGATGTCGATGATCGCGGTTGGCGGCGGCTTGTTGCTGTTGGCCCTGCACCGTCCGATGGATGCGGTTTGGCTGTCCACCCCGCGCCCTGAGGCGAAGGCAATCTTTGACGGGCTGATGGAACCTTTTGCCCGGCTGTCCCGCAGCATCACCGACAAAATGCACGACGGCTCCTTTGCCCGTTATGCCGCAATTGCAACGGTAACTATTCTGCTGGCGGGCTATTATGCCTATGCAACCGGCACTCATAGTGTCGGCACGCGGGCGATGACCCCGATTCACGTGGTCCCCTTTATCGGCTGGGTTTTGTTGATGGGGGCGACGGTTTCGCTGTTCACCTTCCACCGCAACCGTTTGCTGGCGCTGGTGCTGGTGGGCGTGATCGGCCTGATGGTTTCTGTCGGCTTTGTGTACCTTTCGGCACCCGACCTTGCGCTGACCCAGATCAGCGTTGAGGTTGCGACCGTCATGCTGCTTTTGCTGGCGTTGAACTTCCTGCCCAAGGAAAGCCCTGTCGAAAGCACCGCAGGGCGGCGTGGGCGTGACGGGTTGATCGCAGCGGTGGCGGGGCTTGGCATCGGCGCGTTGATCTATGGCCTGATGATGCGCGATTTCGCCTTTCCGACGATTTCTGATTTTCACCTAGCCAATGCCAAACCCGGCGGCGGCGGGACCAATGTTGTCAATGTAATCCTCGTCGATTTCCGTGGCTATGATACCTTTGGTGAGATCACCGTGCTGGGTATCGCAGGCCTTGTGATTTACGCGCTGGTCGAGGCGCTTCTGCGTGGCGGTCCGGCCAATGACCGGCTGCTGGCTTGGATGCCCGATCAGAAACGCGCGGGCGACCGGCACCCCTTGATGCTGGTGGTGGCAACGCGGATGATCCTGCCGATTGCGATCCTTGTCGGGGTGTACATCTTTCTGCGCGGCCATAATGAGCCGGGCGGCGGGTTTGTCGCGGGGTTGGTCGTGGCGATTGCGACGATCATGCAGTATATGGCGTCCGGTTACGGTTGGGCGGCGGCACGGCAACGGATTGATTACCACGCGCTGATTGGCTGGGGTGTGACGATTGCGGGGCTTTGCGGCGTTGGTTCATGGTTTGCGGCGCGGCCGTTCCTGACCTCCAGCTTCGGCTATGTCAAACTGCCCTTCATTGAAAAGTTCGAGCTTGCGACCGCCGCGATATTCGATCTGGGCGTGTTCCTGACGGTGGTTGGGGCGGTGATGCTTGCGCTTGCCTCTATCAGCCGTATCGCGATCCGGGCCGGTGAAACGGTGAATATCGAGCCTTTCGATATCCAGCCCGATGAAGATGAGAAAACCGAGGGGGCGCACTGA
- a CDS encoding bifunctional folylpolyglutamate synthase/dihydrofolate synthase has translation MSQPGSDVLLERMMTLHPKIIDLTLDRMERLLAALGHPERNLPPVIHLAGTNGKGSTQAMIRAGLEGAGLRVHAYTSPHLARFHERIRLAGELIGEDALSALLDDCISANGPDPITFFEATTCAAMLAFSRTPADYLLLEVGLGGRLDATNVIEAPALTIITPVSLDHQQYLGDTLPLITAEKAGIMKRRVPCVVGPQEDEALAVIEARATRLSAPLYVYGQQWHCFEDRGRMVFQDENGLLDLPLPKLPGPHQVQNAGAALMALRVLGVGDAEALTRAEWPARMQRLRKGPLVEAAPNAEIWLDGGHNPAGGNAIAATLGAMPKRPTHLICGMLNTKDISGYLRPLVPHVASLSAVSIPGEAATLPASVTSDAAAQTGMVAVEKASVLDALRAIVAAEPGARVLICGSLYLAGQVLRENG, from the coding sequence ATGAGCCAGCCCGGCTCTGACGTGCTTTTAGAACGGATGATGACGCTTCATCCGAAGATCATCGACCTGACGCTGGACCGGATGGAACGCCTGCTGGCGGCCCTCGGCCATCCCGAACGCAACCTGCCGCCGGTGATCCATCTGGCCGGAACCAATGGCAAGGGCAGCACCCAGGCCATGATCCGCGCGGGGCTGGAGGGGGCGGGCCTGCGTGTCCATGCCTATACCAGCCCGCATCTGGCGCGCTTTCATGAACGCATCCGGCTGGCGGGGGAACTGATTGGCGAGGACGCGCTGTCGGCCCTGCTGGATGACTGTATTTCCGCCAACGGCCCCGATCCGATCACCTTCTTTGAGGCAACAACCTGCGCCGCCATGCTGGCGTTTTCGCGCACGCCTGCGGACTATCTGTTGCTGGAAGTCGGGCTTGGCGGGCGCTTGGATGCGACCAATGTCATTGAGGCACCTGCGCTGACCATCATCACGCCGGTATCTTTGGACCATCAACAATATCTGGGCGACACCCTGCCCCTGATCACCGCTGAGAAAGCCGGCATCATGAAGCGCCGCGTGCCTTGTGTGGTCGGCCCCCAAGAGGATGAGGCCTTGGCCGTGATCGAGGCCCGCGCCACCCGCCTATCAGCCCCACTTTATGTTTATGGTCAACAGTGGCACTGCTTTGAAGATCGTGGCCGCATGGTGTTTCAGGATGAAAACGGCTTGCTCGACCTGCCCTTGCCCAAGCTTCCCGGCCCGCATCAGGTGCAAAATGCCGGTGCGGCACTGATGGCCTTGCGCGTTTTGGGCGTGGGCGATGCCGAGGCCCTGACCCGCGCCGAATGGCCCGCCCGCATGCAACGCCTGCGCAAAGGGCCATTGGTTGAGGCCGCCCCGAATGCCGAGATCTGGCTTGATGGCGGCCATAATCCGGCAGGGGGCAACGCGATTGCCGCCACGCTGGGGGCAATGCCAAAACGTCCCACACACCTGATTTGCGGGATGCTCAACACCAAGGATATCAGCGGCTATCTGCGCCCTCTTGTGCCGCATGTCGCCAGTCTGTCGGCAGTCTCTATCCCCGGAGAGGCGGCAACCTTGCCCGCAAGCGTCACCAGTGACGCCGCCGCGCAAACCGGTATGGTGGCGGTGGAAAAAGCCTCGGTTCTGGATGCGCTGCGTGCAATTGTCGCGGCTGAACCGGGCGCAAGGGTTTTGATTTGCGGATCCCTTTACCTTGCGGGACAGGTCTTGCGCGAAAACGGATAA